A portion of the Mycobacterium paraseoulense genome contains these proteins:
- a CDS encoding MGMT family protein, with protein MAPVTDEQVELVRALVAAIPSGRVATYGDIAAAAGLSSPRIVGWIMRTDSSDLPWHRVITASGRPARHLTTRQLELLRAEGILATDGRIALGEVRHDFRR; from the coding sequence GTGGCGCCGGTCACCGACGAGCAGGTCGAGCTGGTGCGCGCGCTGGTCGCGGCCATCCCATCCGGCAGGGTCGCCACCTACGGCGACATCGCCGCCGCCGCAGGGCTTTCCAGCCCGCGGATCGTCGGTTGGATCATGCGGACCGATTCCTCGGACCTGCCGTGGCACCGGGTGATCACCGCCTCGGGGCGCCCGGCGCGTCATCTGACCACCCGGCAGCTGGAGCTGCTGCGCGCCGAGGGCATCCTGGCCACCGACGGCAGGATCGCGCTGGGCGAGGTCCGTCACGACTTCCGGCGCTAG
- a CDS encoding TetR/AcrR family transcriptional regulator: MSELAKPAARRAVRSAERGRPGDGIAASNRRGNRLPRDERRGQLLVVASDVFVDRGYHAAGMDEIADRAGVSKPVLYQHFSSKLELYLAVLARHVENLVSGVQQALNTTTDNRQRLHAAVQAFFDFIEHDSQGYRLIFENDYVTEPEVAAQVRVATESCIDAVFALISADSGLDPHRARMIAVGLVGISVDCARYWLDSDRPISKADAVEGTVQFAWGGLSHVPLTRL, from the coding sequence ATGAGCGAACTCGCCAAACCCGCGGCGCGGCGGGCCGTCAGGTCCGCCGAGCGTGGTCGGCCCGGGGACGGCATTGCGGCTTCGAACCGGCGCGGCAACCGGTTGCCCCGAGACGAGCGCCGCGGGCAGCTGCTGGTCGTGGCCAGCGACGTCTTCGTCGATCGCGGGTACCACGCCGCCGGCATGGACGAGATCGCCGACCGCGCAGGCGTGAGCAAACCGGTTCTGTATCAACATTTTTCGAGCAAGCTCGAACTCTACCTCGCCGTGCTGGCCCGGCACGTCGAGAACCTCGTCTCGGGCGTACAGCAGGCGTTGAACACCACCACCGACAACCGCCAGCGGTTGCACGCGGCGGTCCAGGCGTTCTTCGACTTCATCGAGCACGACAGCCAGGGGTACCGGCTGATCTTCGAGAACGACTACGTCACCGAACCCGAGGTGGCCGCGCAGGTGCGGGTGGCCACCGAATCGTGCATCGACGCGGTGTTCGCTTTGATCAGCGCGGATTCGGGTCTCGACCCGCACCGCGCCCGGATGATCGCGGTGGGACTGGTCGGCATCAGCGTCGACTGCGCCCGGTACTGGCTCGACTCCGACCGCCCGATCTCCAAGGCGGACGCCGTCGAGGGCACCGTCCAGTTCGCCTGGGGCGGGCTGTCACACGTGCCGCTTACTCGCCTTTAG
- a CDS encoding TIGR02569 family protein — MTVEPPPEHVLAAFGLTGVQPVYLGASWEGGWRCGEVVLSLVADHARAAWSARVRETLFVDGVRLARPVRSTDGRYVVSGWRADTFVAGTPEPRHDEVVSAAVRLHEATGKLERPRFLTQGPTAPWGDVDIFIAADRAAWEERPLASVPPGARTAPPTADAQRSVELINQLATLRRPTKSPNQLVHGDLYGTVLFIGTAAPGITDITPYWRPASWAAGVVVVDALSWGEADDGLIERWNALPEWSQMLLRALMFRLAVHALHPRSTAEAFPGLARTAALVRLVL; from the coding sequence GTGACAGTCGAACCACCGCCGGAGCATGTGCTGGCGGCGTTTGGTTTGACCGGCGTGCAGCCCGTCTATCTGGGCGCCAGCTGGGAAGGCGGCTGGCGCTGCGGCGAAGTCGTGCTGTCGCTGGTGGCCGACCACGCCCGGGCGGCTTGGTCTGCCCGGGTGCGGGAGACGTTGTTCGTGGACGGCGTTCGGCTGGCCCGCCCGGTCCGCTCGACGGACGGGCGCTACGTGGTTTCCGGATGGCGGGCGGACACTTTCGTCGCCGGCACGCCCGAACCGAGGCATGACGAGGTGGTCTCGGCGGCGGTCCGCCTGCACGAGGCGACCGGCAAACTCGAGCGTCCCCGATTCCTCACTCAGGGTCCCACCGCGCCGTGGGGCGATGTCGACATCTTCATCGCCGCCGACCGCGCCGCCTGGGAGGAACGGCCGCTGGCCTCGGTGCCCCCGGGCGCCCGGACCGCCCCGCCGACCGCCGACGCGCAGCGATCGGTGGAGCTGATCAACCAGCTGGCCACGCTGCGCAGGCCGACCAAGAGCCCGAACCAGCTGGTGCACGGAGATCTTTACGGGACAGTGCTTTTCATCGGCACGGCCGCCCCGGGGATCACCGACATCACCCCCTACTGGCGGCCCGCCTCGTGGGCGGCCGGTGTCGTCGTCGTCGACGCCCTGTCCTGGGGCGAGGCCGACGACGGACTCATCGAACGCTGGAACGCGCTGCCGGAGTGGTCGCAGATGTTGTTGCGCGCCTTGATGTTCCGCCTGGCCGTCCATGCGCTGCACCCACGGTCGACGGCCGAGGCCTTCCCCGGGCTGGCCCGCACCGCGGCGCTGGTCCGGCTGGTCCTCTAG
- a CDS encoding alpha/beta hydrolase has product MSADLHVHRYGPPGPVRVLALHGLTGHGQRWQRLAGLLPETTFAAPDLIGHGRSSWAAPWSIDANVAAMAALLDDEAEAPVLVVGHSFGGALAMQLAATRPDRVAALLLLDPAVGLDGEWMREIADAMLASPDYPDAEEARLEKAHGSWSDVEPALLDAEIDEHLIELPGGRYGWRVSLPAMMSYWSELARDVVLPPAGTATTLVRAKRTSPPYVSDQLITGLRERLGSDFRLLDFDCNHMVPYAAPAEVAALTRELLGVR; this is encoded by the coding sequence GTGAGCGCGGATCTTCATGTGCACCGCTACGGGCCCCCGGGTCCGGTGCGCGTACTGGCCTTGCACGGGTTGACCGGTCACGGGCAGCGCTGGCAGCGGCTGGCCGGCCTGTTGCCCGAAACCACCTTCGCCGCGCCGGATCTGATCGGACACGGCCGGTCGTCGTGGGCGGCGCCGTGGAGCATCGACGCCAACGTGGCGGCGATGGCCGCGCTGCTCGACGACGAGGCCGAGGCACCGGTGCTGGTGGTCGGGCACTCCTTCGGCGGCGCCCTCGCCATGCAGCTGGCCGCGACCCGACCCGACCGGGTGGCGGCGCTTCTCCTGCTCGACCCGGCGGTCGGGTTGGACGGGGAGTGGATGCGCGAGATCGCCGACGCGATGCTGGCCTCGCCCGACTACCCCGACGCCGAGGAAGCGCGCCTGGAAAAGGCGCACGGCTCCTGGTCGGACGTCGAGCCCGCGTTGCTCGACGCCGAGATCGACGAGCATCTGATCGAGCTGCCGGGCGGCCGGTACGGCTGGCGCGTCAGCCTGCCGGCGATGATGTCGTACTGGAGCGAGCTGGCCCGCGACGTCGTGCTCCCGCCGGCCGGGACGGCGACGACCCTGGTGCGCGCCAAGCGCACCTCCCCGCCATACGTGAGCGACCAATTGATCACCGGGCTGCGGGAACGGTTGGGATCGGACTTTCGTTTGCTGGATTTCGACTGCAACCACATGGTGCCCTACGCCGCCCCGGCGGAGGTGGCCGCGCTGACGCGCGAGCTGCTGGGGGTCCGCTGA
- a CDS encoding ferritin-like fold-containing protein, producing the protein MTRPSWQPSEADLEADQGDDSPAPRLPADHPGVNELFAVLAYGEIAAFYRLTDEARMAPDLRGRISMASMAAAEMQHYELLRDALERRGVDVVSAMSKYVSALENYHRLTMPSTWLEALVKTYVGDALAADLYLEIADGLPDEIAGVVRAALSETGHSQFVVAEVRAAVTASGKQRSRLALWSRRLFGEAITQAQYLLADHDELVDLVVSGTGSLGQLSAFFDRLQHTHDRRMRELGLS; encoded by the coding sequence ATGACCCGGCCCTCTTGGCAGCCGTCCGAAGCCGACCTGGAAGCCGACCAGGGGGACGATTCGCCCGCCCCTCGCCTGCCCGCCGATCACCCCGGCGTCAACGAGTTGTTCGCCGTCTTGGCCTACGGCGAGATCGCCGCGTTCTATCGGCTCACCGACGAGGCCCGGATGGCCCCCGACCTGCGCGGACGCATTTCGATGGCGAGCATGGCCGCCGCCGAGATGCAGCACTACGAGCTGCTGCGCGACGCCCTGGAAAGGCGGGGTGTCGACGTGGTGTCGGCGATGTCGAAGTACGTCTCGGCGCTGGAGAACTACCACCGGCTGACGATGCCCAGCACCTGGCTGGAGGCCTTGGTGAAAACCTATGTCGGCGACGCGCTGGCCGCCGACTTGTACCTGGAGATCGCCGACGGGCTGCCCGACGAGATCGCCGGCGTGGTGCGGGCGGCGCTGTCGGAGACCGGGCACTCGCAGTTCGTCGTCGCCGAGGTGCGCGCCGCCGTGACGGCCAGCGGCAAGCAGCGCAGCCGGCTGGCGCTGTGGTCGCGCCGCCTGTTCGGCGAGGCGATCACGCAGGCCCAGTACCTGCTGGCCGACCACGACGAGCTGGTCGACCTGGTGGTGTCGGGCACCGGCAGCCTCGGCCAGCTCAGCGCGTTCTTCGACCGGCTGCAGCACACGCACGACAGGCGGATGCGCGAACTGGGTCTGAGCTGA
- a CDS encoding DUF3107 domain-containing protein, translating to MEVKIGITDSPRELVLSSAQTPAEVEELVSAALSEGSGLLRLDDERGRRFLVQTSKIAYVEIGPADARRVGFGIGAEVAKLTGKGAKGE from the coding sequence GTGGAGGTCAAGATCGGTATTACGGACAGTCCGCGCGAGCTGGTCCTCTCCAGCGCGCAGACGCCGGCCGAAGTCGAAGAGCTCGTCAGCGCCGCGCTGAGCGAGGGATCGGGCCTGCTGAGGCTGGACGACGAGCGGGGCCGCCGCTTCCTCGTGCAAACCAGCAAGATCGCCTACGTCGAGATCGGCCCCGCCGACGCGCGCCGCGTGGGCTTCGGCATCGGCGCCGAAGTGGCCAAACTGACCGGCAAGGGCGCTAAAGGCGAGTAA
- a CDS encoding MmpS family transport accessory protein, whose amino-acid sequence MGTTLADPDKVRDYPDDETDELYRADSYPEGDYTWTGWPAELRWRPATAIVGAIVAVGAIATAVIINSGDSATTKATVAPAQQPVTSAPATTKSSAAPSAQPSPTRTAPLPPETVTTLTPPSASASLAPTGTPTAAPPLTLTPPPSAALNPRTVVYSVTGSKQLLDLVNIVYTDGQGYSQTEFNVSLPWTKAVILNPGVQNPSVVATSFYGRLNCSIVNAAGQLVAASTTNSSLATCTR is encoded by the coding sequence ATGGGTACCACACTGGCCGATCCCGACAAGGTGCGGGACTACCCCGACGACGAGACCGACGAGCTTTACCGAGCCGACTCCTACCCCGAGGGCGACTACACCTGGACCGGCTGGCCGGCCGAGCTGCGCTGGCGCCCGGCCACGGCGATCGTGGGCGCCATCGTGGCCGTCGGCGCGATCGCGACCGCGGTCATCATCAACAGCGGCGACAGCGCCACGACCAAGGCCACTGTCGCGCCGGCCCAGCAGCCGGTGACGTCCGCGCCGGCGACGACGAAGAGCTCCGCCGCGCCCAGCGCGCAGCCCAGCCCGACGCGCACGGCCCCCTTGCCGCCCGAAACGGTCACCACGCTGACCCCGCCCAGCGCTTCGGCGAGCCTGGCGCCGACCGGAACGCCCACCGCCGCCCCGCCCCTGACGCTGACGCCCCCGCCGTCGGCCGCGCTCAACCCACGCACCGTCGTCTACAGCGTGACCGGCAGCAAGCAGCTGCTGGATTTGGTGAACATCGTCTACACCGACGGGCAGGGCTACTCCCAGACCGAGTTCAACGTGTCGCTGCCGTGGACCAAGGCGGTGATCTTGAATCCCGGCGTGCAGAACCCGTCGGTGGTCGCGACCAGCTTCTACGGCCGGCTCAACTGCTCGATCGTCAACGCCGCCGGTCAGCTGGTGGCCGCGTCGACCACCAACTCGAGCCTGGCGACCTGCACGCGCTGA
- the moeZ gene encoding adenylyltransferase/sulfurtransferase MoeZ: MSTSQTSLPPLVEPADQLTRDEVSRYSRHLIIPGLGVDGQKRLKNARVLVIGAGGLGAPTLLYLAAAGVGTIGIVDFDVVDESNLQRQIIHGVADIGRPKARSARESIAAINPLVKVRLHEFRLESGNAVELFAQYDLIVDGTDNFATRYLVNDAAVLAAKPYVWGSIYRFEGQVSVFWEDAPGGRGLNYRDLYPEPPPAGTVPSCAEGGVLGIVCASIASVMGTEAIKLITGIGESLLGRLMIYDALEMSYRTIAIRKDPASPKITELIDYEQYCGATPDDAGPVVTGSTITPRELRELLDSGKKLALIDVREPAEWDIVHIEGAQLIPQSSIDSGEGLAKLPQDRMPVLYCKTGVRSAEALAAVHKAGFSDAVHLQGGIVAWAQQMQPDMVMY, from the coding sequence GTGTCGACATCCCAGACATCGCTGCCGCCCCTTGTGGAGCCGGCTGACCAGCTGACCCGCGATGAGGTGTCCCGCTACAGCCGTCATCTGATCATTCCCGGCCTGGGCGTCGACGGGCAGAAGCGGCTCAAGAACGCGCGCGTGCTGGTGATCGGCGCGGGCGGGCTCGGCGCGCCGACGCTGCTGTACCTGGCCGCGGCCGGCGTCGGGACGATCGGCATCGTCGATTTCGACGTCGTGGACGAGTCCAACCTGCAGCGCCAGATCATCCACGGCGTGGCCGACATCGGGCGGCCCAAGGCCCGGTCGGCGCGCGAGTCGATCGCCGCGATCAATCCGTTGGTCAAGGTGCGCCTGCACGAGTTCCGGCTCGAGTCGGGCAACGCCGTCGAGCTGTTCGCGCAGTACGACCTGATCGTGGACGGCACGGACAACTTCGCCACCCGGTACCTGGTCAACGACGCCGCCGTGCTGGCCGCCAAGCCGTACGTGTGGGGGTCGATCTACCGGTTCGAGGGGCAGGTCTCGGTGTTCTGGGAGGACGCGCCGGGCGGGCGCGGCCTCAACTATCGCGACCTCTACCCCGAGCCGCCGCCGGCCGGCACCGTGCCGTCGTGCGCGGAAGGCGGGGTGCTGGGCATCGTGTGCGCCTCGATCGCGTCGGTGATGGGCACGGAGGCGATCAAACTCATCACGGGGATCGGCGAATCGCTGCTGGGCCGGTTGATGATCTACGACGCGCTGGAAATGTCCTACCGCACCATCGCGATCCGCAAGGACCCCGCCTCGCCGAAGATCACCGAACTGATCGACTACGAGCAGTACTGCGGTGCAACGCCCGATGACGCCGGTCCGGTCGTCACCGGCTCGACGATCACCCCGCGGGAGCTGCGCGAGTTGCTGGACTCGGGCAAGAAGCTGGCGTTGATCGACGTTCGCGAGCCCGCGGAGTGGGACATCGTGCACATCGAGGGGGCCCAGCTGATCCCGCAGTCGTCGATCGACTCCGGTGAGGGTCTGGCAAAGCTGCCGCAGGACCGCATGCCGGTGCTGTACTGCAAGACGGGGGTGCGCTCGGCCGAGGCGCTGGCCGCGGTGCACAAGGCCGGGTTCTCCGATGCGGTGCACCTGCAGGGCGGCATTGTGGCGTGGGCGCAGCAGATGCAGCCCGACATGGTGATGTACTGA
- a CDS encoding DUF3152 domain-containing protein — protein MTSQRPSRGTGRVPVLRDEWREPLRALRDPIARDAGRTRADRERPRQWRKQTWLGRFVSTYGWRAYALPVLAAVTAVVVYQTVTGTAATKPMANQPIQSPQAIGEVGTSIIDAPPRGLAAFDANLPAGTLPDGGPFTEAGDKTWHVVPGTTPQIGQGTVKVFRYTVEVEDGIDPTMFGGDNAFAQMVDQTLANPKGWTHNPQFAFIRIDDGKPDFRISLVSPVTVREGCGYEFRLETSCYNPSFGRDRQSRVFINEARWVRGAVPFEGDIGSYRQYVINHEVGHAIGYVRHEPCEQQGALAPVMMQQTFSTSNNDAAQFDPDFVKADGKTCRFNPWPFPIA, from the coding sequence ATGACGTCCCAGCGACCCTCGCGTGGCACCGGTCGAGTTCCGGTGCTGCGCGACGAGTGGCGGGAACCGCTCCGTGCCCTGCGTGACCCGATCGCCCGCGACGCCGGACGGACCCGGGCCGACCGGGAGCGGCCGCGTCAGTGGCGCAAACAGACCTGGCTTGGACGGTTCGTCTCCACCTACGGCTGGCGCGCTTACGCGCTGCCGGTGTTGGCGGCGGTCACCGCGGTGGTCGTCTACCAGACGGTGACCGGCACCGCGGCGACGAAGCCCATGGCGAACCAGCCCATCCAGAGTCCGCAGGCCATCGGCGAGGTGGGCACGTCGATCATCGACGCGCCACCTCGCGGGCTCGCCGCGTTCGACGCCAACCTGCCCGCCGGGACGCTGCCGGACGGCGGCCCGTTCACCGAGGCGGGCGACAAGACCTGGCACGTGGTGCCCGGCACCACGCCGCAGATCGGCCAGGGCACCGTCAAGGTGTTCCGGTACACCGTGGAGGTGGAGGACGGCATCGACCCCACGATGTTCGGCGGCGACAACGCTTTTGCCCAGATGGTCGACCAGACGCTGGCCAATCCCAAGGGCTGGACCCACAATCCGCAATTCGCGTTCATCCGGATCGACGACGGAAAGCCCGATTTCCGGATCTCACTGGTGTCTCCGGTGACGGTCCGCGAGGGTTGTGGCTACGAATTCCGGCTGGAGACCTCCTGCTACAACCCGTCATTCGGCAGGGACCGGCAGTCGCGGGTCTTCATCAACGAGGCGCGCTGGGTACGCGGCGCCGTCCCGTTCGAGGGGGACATCGGTTCCTACCGGCAGTACGTGATCAACCACGAGGTCGGCCACGCCATCGGGTACGTGCGCCACGAGCCGTGTGAACAGCAGGGCGCCCTGGCGCCGGTGATGATGCAACAGACGTTCTCCACATCGAATAACGACGCCGCCCAGTTCGATCCCGATTTCGTCAAGGCGGACGGAAAGACGTGCCGCTTCAATCCCTGGCCGTTCCCGATCGCCTGA
- a CDS encoding DEAD/DEAH box helicase — MSTLTSTTELTFANLGVRDEIVRALAEKGIERPFAIQELTLPLALAGDDLIGQARTGMGKTFGFGVPLLQRITAQAATRPLNGAPRALIVVPTRELCVQVTEDLATAAKYLTAEGGRRLSVISIYGGRAYEPQIDALRAGADVVVGTPGRLLDLAQQGHLQLGGLSVLVLDEADEMLDLGFLPDIERILRQIPSDRQSMLFSATMPGPIITLARTFMKQPTHIRAEAPHSSAVHDKTEQFVYRAHALDKVELVSRVLQAESRGATMIFTRTKRTAQKVADELAERGFKVGAVHGDLNQAAREKALKAFRSGDIDVLVATDVAARGIDIDDVTHVINYQIPEDEQAYVHRIGRTGRAGKTGVAVTLVDWDELPRWSMIDKALGLNCPEPAETYSSSAHLYEELGIPAETSGTVGAPKKPQGHRRSAERDPQTTERSGRARSGAPRRRTRGGQPVTSHPGGAAASATNGEAAAEASGNTGTSRRRRRRRKPAEAGTHAN; from the coding sequence ATGAGCACACTGACCAGCACAACTGAATTGACCTTTGCCAATCTCGGCGTTCGCGACGAAATCGTGCGCGCCCTCGCGGAAAAGGGCATCGAGCGGCCCTTCGCGATTCAAGAACTCACCCTGCCGCTGGCGCTCGCCGGCGACGACCTGATCGGCCAGGCCCGCACCGGCATGGGCAAGACGTTCGGCTTCGGCGTACCGCTGCTGCAACGCATCACCGCCCAGGCCGCGACGCGCCCGCTCAACGGGGCGCCCCGTGCCCTGATCGTGGTGCCGACGCGCGAGCTGTGCGTGCAGGTCACCGAGGACCTGGCCACCGCGGCCAAGTACCTGACCGCCGAGGGCGGCCGACGGCTGTCGGTGATCTCCATCTACGGCGGTCGCGCCTACGAGCCCCAGATCGACGCGCTGCGCGCCGGCGCCGACGTCGTGGTGGGGACCCCCGGCCGACTGCTCGACCTGGCCCAGCAGGGCCACCTGCAACTCGGCGGGCTCTCGGTGCTGGTGCTCGACGAGGCCGACGAGATGCTCGACCTGGGCTTCCTGCCCGACATCGAGCGCATCCTCCGCCAAATCCCCTCCGACCGGCAGTCGATGTTGTTCTCGGCGACCATGCCGGGGCCCATCATCACGCTGGCCCGCACGTTCATGAAGCAGCCGACCCACATCCGGGCGGAGGCACCGCATTCCTCGGCGGTGCACGACAAGACCGAGCAGTTCGTCTACCGCGCCCACGCCCTGGACAAGGTCGAACTGGTCAGCCGCGTGCTGCAGGCCGAGAGCCGGGGCGCGACGATGATCTTCACCCGCACCAAGCGCACCGCGCAGAAGGTCGCCGACGAGCTGGCCGAGCGGGGTTTCAAGGTCGGCGCCGTCCACGGCGACCTCAACCAGGCCGCCCGCGAGAAGGCGCTCAAGGCCTTCCGGTCCGGGGACATCGACGTGCTGGTCGCCACCGACGTGGCCGCGCGCGGCATCGACATCGACGACGTCACCCACGTCATCAACTACCAGATCCCCGAGGACGAACAGGCCTACGTGCACCGCATCGGCCGCACGGGCCGCGCCGGCAAGACCGGCGTCGCGGTCACCCTGGTGGACTGGGACGAGCTGCCCCGCTGGTCGATGATCGACAAGGCCCTGGGCCTGAACTGCCCCGAACCCGCCGAGACCTACTCGAGCTCGGCGCACCTGTACGAAGAGCTGGGCATCCCCGCCGAGACGAGCGGCACCGTCGGCGCGCCGAAGAAGCCGCAGGGCCACCGCCGCAGCGCCGAGCGTGACCCCCAGACGACGGAACGGTCCGGGCGTGCCCGCTCCGGCGCGCCGCGGCGCCGCACCCGCGGCGGCCAACCGGTCACCAGTCACCCCGGCGGGGCCGCGGCCAGCGCCACCAACGGTGAAGCCGCCGCGGAGGCGTCCGGCAACACCGGGACCAGCCGGCGCCGTCGTCGGCGCCGCAAGCCCGCCGAAGCCGGCACACACGCAAACTGA